The genomic window GGACATCCCGCAGCAGCTGCAGGTCACCGCGGACTTCCCGGTGCCGGAGCTGGTCGAAGTCCGCGGCGAGGTCTACATGCGGCCGGAGGACTTCGCCGCGATTAACGCCGAGCGCGTCGAGGACGGCAAGCCCGCGTTCGCCAACCCGCGCAACTCCGCGGCCGGCGGGCTGCGGATGAAGGACCCGGCGGAGGTGAAAAAGCGGCGGCTGAAGATGGTCTGCCACGGCATCGGCGCCCGCGAGGGCTTCAGCCCGGATTCGCAGTACCACGCCTACCAGGCCCTGGCGGCCTGGGGGCTGCCGGTCTCGCCGTACACCGAGCAGGTGCACTCGGCGGAAGAAGTCATTGAGCGCGTGAACTACTGGGCCGATCACCGCCACGACGCCATCTTCGAGATGGACGGCCTCGTGGTCAAGGTCGATGACCTGGCGTCCCAGCGCCAGCTGGGCGCGACCTCCCGGGCGCCGCGCTGGGCGATTGCTTACAAGTACCCGCCCGAGGAGGTCACCACCGTCCTGCGGGATATCCAGGTCGGCGTGGGCCGCACCGGGCGCGTGACTCCGTTCGCGGTGATGGACCCGGTCTTCGTCTCCGGCTCGACGGTGTCCATGGCCACCCTGCACAACCAGTCCGAGGTCAAGCGCAAGGGCGTGCTGGTGGGCGACACCGTGGTCATCCGCAAGGCCGGCGAAATCATCCCCGAGGTCTTGGGGCCGGTCGTCGAGGCCCGCGACGGCAGCGAGGTCGAGTGGACCTTCCCCGAAAACTGCCCGTCCTGCGGCACCTCGCTCGCGCCGCAAAAAGAGGGCGACGCCGACTGGCGCTGCCCGAACACCCGCTCGTGCCCGGCGCAGCTGTCGGCGCGGCTGGAGTACCTGGCCTCCCGCAAGGCGCTCGACATCGAGGCGCTGGGGGAGAAGGGAGCCTGGGATCTCATCGAGCAGGGCATCCTGGAAGACGAGGCCGAGCTTTTCGAGCTGACCGAAGACAAGCTGTTGGCCTCCGACGTCTACACCTCCAAGGCGGATAAGAAGGCGAAGGGGCCGAAGTCCGCGGACAACATCGCGGTCAACACGGTCGGCCGCGCGCTGCTGGACAACCTGGGCGAGGCCAAGGAGCGCGACTTCTGGCGCGTGTTGGTGGCCCTGTCCATCCGGCACGTCGGGCCCATCGCGGCGCGGGCGTTGGCCACCCGCTACGGCTCGATGGAGGCGCTGCGCGCGGCCGACGTCGAGGAGCTGGCGGAGACCGAGGGCGTGGGCACCATCATCGCGGAGTCCTTCAAATCCTGGTTCGAGGTCGATTGGCACGTCAATATCGTGGAGCGCTGGGCCGCCGCGGGCGTGCGCATGGAGGTCGCGGCCGAGTCCCGGCGCCCCCAGACCCTGGAGGGCCTTACTATCGTGGTCACCGGCACCCTGGAAGGCTACAGCCGCGACGAGGCCAAAGAGGCCATCGTCGGCCGCGGCGGGAAGGCCACCGGCTCCGTGTCCAAGAAGACCGACTTCCTGGTCGCCGGGGAAAACGCCGGATCCAAGGAACAGAAGGCCCAGGACCTGGGCGTGCCCATTCTTAACGAGGCCGGCTTCGAGGACTTACTAGCTCATGGCGCGCCGGCCGGCGAAGACGCGGACGGATAGGCTGGAGGCTTAAGACGCCTCGAGCGTTACCGCCGAAGCCGGGAGGAAGGACCAAGAGCATGAAGATTGCCGCTTTTGATTTCGACGGGACCATCTATTTCCCCGACGGGCTCGCCCCGGATATTGCCGAGGGCATCGCCGAGTGGCAGGCGGCCGGCAATATCGCGGTCGCGGCGACGGGCAAGTCCTACAACGAGGCCTACCGGGCGCTGGCCGGCTCTGGGGTGGAATTCGACTACTCCATCCTGGTCACCGGCGCGATCATCGCGGACAGGAACCGGCAGGTCGTCCACCGTGCCGGCCTGGACAAGGCGGCGGTGACCCAGCTGGTCCGCAGCTTGGCCGAGTGGCCCGGCACCAACGTCTACGGGATTTCCCATACCGGGCTGGACTATTGCTTCCGCGAGTGCGTGAGCACGGCGGATACCGGCGTCATCACCCAGGTCGCCTACGCGTCCCCGGAGGCCATCCCGGACCAAGACTTCGTGGCGGTGGCGACCTGGACGCCGGATAACCCGCAGGTCCAGGACGAAATTCACCGCTGGGTGCTGGACAATTACGAGGTCGAGTCCACCAAGAACCAGGGGTTCGTGGACATCCTTCCGGCTGGGACCACCAAGGGGGCCGGCCTGGAATGGGTGGCCCGGCACGCCGGCTGGGACCACGAGGAGATGGAAATCTACAGCTTCGGGGACTCCTGGAACGATCTGTCCATGTTCCAGCTCTCGCGCCAGGCCTTCTCCTTCCCTTGGGCCCCGCGGGATGTCCAGGCCGCCGCCGGGACCGTGGTGGATAGTGCGGCGGAAGGGCTGCGCCGGCTGCTGGACTAGTCCGCGGTACCCGCGTGGCCGTCGCTCAAGAAAGCTCCCAGGATGGTGCCCAGATTGCCGAGGTGCTCCACCTCGGAGGCCAGGTAGTCGGGCCCGCCGGTGCGGCCGATGGCCATGACCAGGCCGGTATCCCCGATGGGAGCGGCGGCCAGCGCCGAGTCCAACAGGGACCAAGAGGCCGGGATCCAGGAATCGGCCTCCGGGTTGAGAGCGCGGGCCTGGGTGACCTCGATGTCGTGCGGGGTCGTCCCGTCGTCCTCCGGGGCGGCGTCCGAGCTGGCGATGCGGTGGATCGGCTCGTTGTTATCGATGACGATGGCCCACGTCGAGGTCAGCGCCTTCGGGATGGCGGCGACCACCTCGGTCATCGCCGCGCGCACGTCGTGCAGGTGGGAGGCCACGCGGGCGAGCAGCGCAATCTGGCCGCGGCGGTCCACCCGGCCCGAGAACGGGCGGATGGAATCCACCTCGACGCCGTCGACGGTGCTGGCGGCCGTAATGAGAGAATCGGCCATGCCGCCGGCGGCGAGCTCGACCACGATGTCGTCCATGACGGTGCCGTCGGGGAAGTTTTCGACGATATCGACCGACTGAATATTGCCGTCTACCATGCCAATCGCGTCGGCCAGTTGGCCCAAACTGCCCGGGGTGTCGGGAAGAAGAACGCGGATGAGGAAGGACATGACAGTAGACAATTCTTTCTGTGGCTAGCGCGGTTGATACGATTTGTTTTCCCGTAAATACTACCCGTCGGGTGTCGTAAGCCTCAATAGACGCCCCGCCTATACATTTCTTTCCGCGGAAACTAATAGCGAAAACGCAGCGTGCGCACACTACTATGTGAGACACGTTAAACCGCCCGCGTAAATATCCCCGGGGAAAGGAGCCGATCATGTCCATTGTTAGCGGTGCTTTGCTTTTCGCCATGGCCGTGCTGGCCGGGATTATCAACTCGGCCGTGGGCTCGGGTTCCTTGCTCACCCTTCCGGTCCTCCTAGCCCTGGGGGTGCCGCCCGGGGTGGCGGTGCGCACCAATACCACCGGCATGATGTTCGCGTCGGTGGGCTCAGCGTGGGGCTTCCGCAAGGAAATACGGCGCGAGCTGCCCTACCTGGGCCCGCTGGTCCTGGTGACCATCGTGGCCTCGGCCGCCGGCTCCCTGCTGTTGCTAGCCTCGCCGTCGGATGCCCTCGATTTCGTCATCCCCATCCTCATCGTCGTGGCCCTGGTGATGGTGACCTTCCAGCCCAGATTGACCCGTTGGCTCGCCGCGCGCTCCCAGGCCGGACAAGGCACGGCTAACGATGCCGCCTCCGGCGCCGAGGTGGGCCAGGCCTACCGCCTGCCCCGGGTGGTAGCCCCCATGGGGTTGGCCGCGGTTTACGGCGGCTACTTCACCGCGGCGCAGGGGATTTTGTACATGGCCATCCTGTCGGTGATGACTGGGCGCAGCCTCAAGGACATCAACCCGGTGAAGAACTTCCTGTCCCTGTTCGTCAACGTCACCGCCGCGTTGGTCTACCTTTTAGCCTGGGCCTTCTTCGGCGCGGAGATCCTGTGGATCGGGGTGGCCGTGGTGGCCGCCGGGGGACTCGTCGGTGGCTTGGTCGGCGCGCAGGTGGCCAAGCGTCTGCCGAACCAGGTGCTGCGCGCGGTGATCGTCGTCGTCGCGCTGGTGGCGCTGGTGCGGCAGTTCGTCTAGGCGGAGACCACCTACGCGGCTGCCGCGGGCGGTGCAGTAGCATGGTGAGGAGCAAAAGCTTGAAATAGAAAATACCGTGCGCTTGCCCAAGCCCTTGGTCGCCTGCCCGCTGGGTGGGTCAGGCCGGCGCGGGCGGCGCACAAATAGAAGGGATGGAGTTCACGTGTCTGAGATTTCGCGTGACGAGGTCGCGCACTTGGCTAAGCTTTCCCGCTTGGCCTTGAGCGAGGAAGAGCTCGAACAGTTTGCTAGCCAGATTGATGAAATCGTGGACTCGGTCTCTGCGGTGGGCAAGGTGGACACCGACGGCGTTGAGCCGATGAGCCACCCGCACTCGCTGAACGCCACCATGCGCGAGGACAATGTGGTGCGGACCCTGAACGCCGAGCAGGCGTTGGATCAGGCACCGTCCGCAGAGGACGATCGTTTCGCGGTTCCGCAGATTCTGGGAGGAGAGTAAATGAGCACCTTTATTGCCCCGAACGAGGGGATTACCTCTCTGAGCGCCGCCGAGCTGGCGGACAAGATCCACTCCCGGGAGCTGACTTCCCGCGAGGTCACGCAGGCCTTCCTCGATCGCATCGCGGAGACCAACGACGAGCTCAACGCCTTCCTCCACGTCGGCGCGGAGGAAGCGCTGGCGGCCGCCGATGCCGTCGACAAGGCCCTCGACGCCGGTGAGAAGCCGGCTTCGTTACTGGCTGGCGTCCCACTGGCCCTCAAGGACCTGCTGACTACTACTGATGCCCCGACCACCGCCGCCTCCAAGATGCTCGAGGGCTGGATCTCGCCTTATGATGCCACCGTGGTCACCAAGCTGCGTGAGGCCGGCATCCCGATCCTGGGCAAGACTAACCTGGATGAGTTCGCCATGGGCTCGTCCAGCGAGAATTCCGCCTACGGCCCGGTGCACAACCCGTACGACATCGAGCGCACCCCGGGCGGTTCCGGCGGCGGCACCAGCGCGGCGCTGGCCGCCGGCCAGGCCCCGCTGGGCATCGGCACCGATACCGGCGGTTCCATCCGCCAGCCAGCCGCCCTGACCAACACCGTCGGCGTGAAGCCGACCTACGGCACCGTCTCCCGCTACGGTCTCATCGCCGCGGCGTCCTCCCTGGACCAGGCTGGCCCGTGCGCGCGCACCGTCCTGGACACCGCGCTGCTGCACGAGGTCATTGCCGGCCACGACGCCTTCGACGCCACCAGCGTGGACAAGCCGGTTGCCGACGTGGTCGCCGCCGCCCGCGAGGGCGCGCAAGGCGATCTCAGCGGCGTCAAGCTCGGTCTCATCAAGCAGTTCGAGCGCGACGGCTGGCAGCCGGGCGTAATGGAGGCCTACCACCAGGCCGTGGACCAGCTGGTGGCCCAGGGCGCCGAGACCGTCGAGATCGACTGCCCGCACTTCGACGACGCCCTGGCCGCCTACTACCTCATCATGCCCTGCGAGGTCTCTTCTAACCTGGCCCGTTTCGACGGCATGCGCTACGGCCTGCGCGTCGGCGACGACGGCAACCACTCCGCCGAGCAGGTCATGAGCATGTCCCGCGCCGAGGGCTTCGGACCCGAGGTCAAGCGCCGCATCATGCTGGGTACCTACGCGCTGTCCGTGGGCTACTACGACGCCTACTACCTGCAGGCCCAGCGCGTGCGCACCCTGATTGCTCAGGACTTCGCCAAGGCCTTCGAGCAGGTCGACGTGCTGGTCTCGCCGACCACTCCGACCACGGCGTTCAAGCTGGGGGAGAAGGTCGAAGACCCGATGGCCATGTACAACTTCGACCTGTGCACCCTGCCACTGAACCTGGCGGGCCTGTGCGGCATGTCCGTACCGTCCGGCATGGCCAGCGACTCCGGCCTGCCGACCGGCCTGCAGATCATGGCCCCGGCCTTTGCCGATGACCGCCTGTACAGAGTGGGCGCCGCCTACGAGGCCGGCCGCAACTCCGCGGACTAACCGCCGCCGGTAACTGAAGGTTCCCTGTTTTTTCCATACGGGGAACCTTCTTTTTGTATCGGATGGGTTGCGTGTGACGATTGTGGCGGTAGGTTATGGCACATGGTTTCCAAGAAAATCAAGACCCTGACCGCTTCGACCGCCGTGGCTGCCGGCCTTGCCCTGTCGGCCCCGGCAGCAATGGCCGCGCCCGCCAATTCTCAAGAACCTGCTCAGGAAACGTCCGCCGTGGACCAGCTGTCCAGCGTCGTGACCCCGGAGCTGCTCGAGCAGCTGCTGGGCCTGAGCTCCAACAGCGAGGCCGCCTCGACCGCCGCTAACTCCGGCGCCGAGTCGACCGAGTCCACCGAGTCTGCTGCGTCTGCAGCGACCGCCACCCCGTCCGAGGACGGCGACGCAGCACAGTCCGAGCTGGTGACCACCCTGCCGGAGGGTGCGACCAAGCTGCAGCCGAAGGAAGGCAACGAGACCATCTCCGGCAAGCTGGTATCCACCGTCAAGCCGGATGCTGTCAGCATCACGCTCCAGGATGACGGCACCTTGAGCTTCGAGGACGGCTGCAACGGCGGCACCGCCGACTACAGCTTCGACTCCGAGGGCGCCCTCGAGGTCGGCACCATCACCTCGACCCAGATGGCCTGCGAGCCGGCCGCCATGGCCGATGCCGCCGCCATCACCAAGATCCTCGAATCTAAGCCGGCCATCTACCAGCTCGACGACTCCACCCTGGCCCTGGCCGCCGGCGACGACGCCATCGAGTTCAAGCCCGCCCAGGCCGAGGAGGGTGACGGCGACGCCCCGGCCACCCAGCCGGCGGGCCCGGACGCTTCCACCCAGCCGGAGGCAAGCGCCCCGGCGACCGCTCCGGAAGCTGACGGCGCGGCAAGTGACGAGACCCCTGTCCTTGGGGCAGAAGCGAACCAGGATGCATCCCAGGCGGGGAACACCGGTGCCGAGACTGCTAACGTGGACGACGAAGGCGTCGTCCAGCCGGACACCACCGCCGACCAGACTGGTCCGGCAGGTGCCACGGCCTAAGGCGTACTTCAGACGCGGATATTGACAGTCCCGCCGCGTAATTCCTCAATTTGACCCCTCCCGCGCTTGCGGGAGGGGTCAAATGTTTGTCCGGGGAAGGCTAGCCCTTTTTAGGGTTCGTCACCTTATTTGTACTCGTCCGGCAGCGGGCCCAGCTGCGGGCCATCCGGGTAGTACTTCCAGCCGTCCTTGATGCGGACCTCGTCGTCCCACGGCAGCTTGTACTCGCCGTTGGCCAAGTCGCGGACCCAGGTCAGGTAGTTCTCGGTCTTTCCGCCGGGGTAGCCGACGTAGCCGCGGTTGCCCAGGTTGTAGATGTTGTTCTCCAGCGCCCAGTTCTGGCGGGCCTGGTCGGCGAGCGCGGGGTAGATCTCCGCGGTGACAATCTCGCCCGGGTTGCGGTGGCCCTCGGAAATCATGCCGCCGTCGTAGTTGCAGACGTTGCCCTCGCCGAAGTAGTAGAAAGTGCCGTCGTAGCCGGCTAGGTTCACCGACGCGGTGAACATGAGGTTCTGGTAGGCGTTGGAACGGTTGGTCATGATCCAGGAGTCCTGGGTCTGGGTGGAGTAGCCGGAGATGCGGATGTAGACGTTCGCGCCCTTGTAGGCGGCCTCGCGGGCCAGCTCCGGGAACATGCCGTCGTGGCAGATATTTAGGGCGATCTTGGAGCCCTTCGGGCCGTCGGCCACTGGCATGCCGAGGTCGCCCGGGTACCAGGGCTCGATTGGGGTCCAGGGCTGTAGCTTGCGGTAGTGCAGGGCAATCTCGCCCGTGTTGTCGATCATGATGGCGGTGTTAAACGGCGGCTTGCCCTCCTCGTGGTTGGGCTCCATGATGGAGAACACGCCCCAGACGTCGTTGTCCCGGCAGGCGGCCTTGTACTGCTCGACCTTGGGATCGTCGAGGCCGATGAGGAACTCGTCGTAGGACCAGATCTTGGTGTTGAGCCCAGACGAGGAGTACTCGGGGAAAACAATGAGGTCGAGCTCCGGGTAGCCGGCCTTGGTGCTGGCTACCATGCGGCAAATCTCGTCGACGTTGCGCTGCACGTCGTCGGGGTGGTTGACCACGGGTACGGGGTATTGGATGAGGGCCATCAACAGGCCGTTGGGGGAGGCGCTGACGCTACCAGTGCTGGACATGGAAAACACTCCTTGGGGTTGAATGGGTGGTGCGCCCCCCAGCCTATAGTGTGACTCGTGGCACAGTCGTGTCTCATGGCCGCTGGTGATCTCGCTGACCAGACTGCCCAGCTGGTGACTATTGGGCCCTAGCAAGAAAAATGTCTGTAGGGTAGCCTTACCCAAATGAGTGAGAATTCTGCATACACCCCGGACGAGCCGTACCGCGCCGGTTTCCAGGCCGGCTTCAGCCAAGGTTTCGGGGCCGGCTTTGAAAACGGCTTCGACCGCGGTTTCCAGGCCGGGCAGTCCCAAGCCCACTATGATTCCCGCCGCGCCCGAAAGGAAGAAAAGCGGGCGGAGAAGCTGCGGCGGCGCGAGGAAAAGGCCGCCGGCTCCGTCGGCCAAACTCCGGCACCGGCCCCGCGCAAACCCAAGCGCAAGGCCCACGGCGCCACCGTCACCGCCAAGCGCCAGATTTCCCCCGACATGGTGCGCCTGACCATCTCAGCGCCGGGCCTGGTGGGCCAGGATCTCGACAAGACGGATCACTACATCAAGATCCTCTTCGTGCCCGAGGGTGCCGACTACGCCTGGCCCTTCGACCTGGCCGACGCTCGCGCCAACCAGCCGCGGCACCTGCGCCCGGTCACACGCACCTATACCCTGCGCAGCGTCGACACGCAAACGGGAGAGTGCGAGGTCGACTTCGTCCTGCACGGCGATGCCGGCCTCGCCGGCCCCTGGGCCCGCGATGTCGAGGTAGGTCACGAATTTGGCTTCGCCGGTCCCGGAGGCAAGTGGAAGCCCGAGCCCGGCTACGAGACCTTCGTCTTGGCCGGCGACGAGGCGGCCGCCCCGGCCGTCGCCGCCGCCCTAGAGAAGCTGCCGGCGGGCGCGCAGGCGACCGCCTTTGTCGAGGTCGAGGCCCCCGGCCACGAGATCGAAATGCCCGAGCGTCCGGGGGCGACCGTCCAGTGGGTCTACCGCAACGGCGCGACCCCGGGCGCACCGCTGGCCGCCGCGGTCCGCAACCACGGCATCCCGGCTGGCCGCACCAGCTGGTTCATCCACGGCGTGGCCGAGATGATCAAGGACCTGCGTCGCTTCCTGTTCAAGGAAAACGGCGTCGATAAGACCGACGTGTCCATCTCCGGTTACTGGCGTCTCGGCATGACCGAGGACCTGTGGCAGTCCACCAAGGGCGAATTCGTCGCGGCGATGGAAGCCGAAGAAAAAGGCGCGGCGGATTAACTAATCCGACCGCGCAGAAGTTTGTCTCTCGGCTACTTGGCGTCCGAGAGAGCGTAGGCGGCGCCGGCGGTTGCGGCGGTCACGGCCAGCACGGACGG from Corynebacterium confusum includes these protein-coding regions:
- a CDS encoding amino acid-binding ACT domain protein, which encodes MSFLIRVLLPDTPGSLGQLADAIGMVDGNIQSVDIVENFPDGTVMDDIVVELAAGGMADSLITAASTVDGVEVDSIRPFSGRVDRRGQIALLARVASHLHDVRAAMTEVVAAIPKALTSTWAIVIDNNEPIHRIASSDAAPEDDGTTPHDIEVTQARALNPEADSWIPASWSLLDSALAAAPIGDTGLVMAIGRTGGPDYLASEVEHLGNLGTILGAFLSDGHAGTAD
- a CDS encoding META domain-containing protein, which translates into the protein MVSKKIKTLTASTAVAAGLALSAPAAMAAPANSQEPAQETSAVDQLSSVVTPELLEQLLGLSSNSEAASTAANSGAESTESTESAASAATATPSEDGDAAQSELVTTLPEGATKLQPKEGNETISGKLVSTVKPDAVSITLQDDGTLSFEDGCNGGTADYSFDSEGALEVGTITSTQMACEPAAMADAAAITKILESKPAIYQLDDSTLALAAGDDAIEFKPAQAEEGDGDAPATQPAGPDASTQPEASAPATAPEADGAASDETPVLGAEANQDASQAGNTGAETANVDDEGVVQPDTTADQTGPAGATA
- a CDS encoding sulfite exporter TauE/SafE family protein, translated to MSIVSGALLFAMAVLAGIINSAVGSGSLLTLPVLLALGVPPGVAVRTNTTGMMFASVGSAWGFRKEIRRELPYLGPLVLVTIVASAAGSLLLLASPSDALDFVIPILIVVALVMVTFQPRLTRWLAARSQAGQGTANDAASGAEVGQAYRLPRVVAPMGLAAVYGGYFTAAQGILYMAILSVMTGRSLKDINPVKNFLSLFVNVTAALVYLLAWAFFGAEILWIGVAVVAAGGLVGGLVGAQVAKRLPNQVLRAVIVVVALVALVRQFV
- a CDS encoding SIP domain-containing protein; its protein translation is MSENSAYTPDEPYRAGFQAGFSQGFGAGFENGFDRGFQAGQSQAHYDSRRARKEEKRAEKLRRREEKAAGSVGQTPAPAPRKPKRKAHGATVTAKRQISPDMVRLTISAPGLVGQDLDKTDHYIKILFVPEGADYAWPFDLADARANQPRHLRPVTRTYTLRSVDTQTGECEVDFVLHGDAGLAGPWARDVEVGHEFGFAGPGGKWKPEPGYETFVLAGDEAAAPAVAAALEKLPAGAQATAFVEVEAPGHEIEMPERPGATVQWVYRNGATPGAPLAAAVRNHGIPAGRTSWFIHGVAEMIKDLRRFLFKENGVDKTDVSISGYWRLGMTEDLWQSTKGEFVAAMEAEEKGAAD
- the ligA gene encoding NAD-dependent DNA ligase LigA; its protein translation is MTNPADVQREWNELAQEVRRHRQLYYNEQPVIPDADFDKLFRRLQELEEKHPELAVPDSPTREVGAASPFADVQHLERMMSLDNVFSEAEMRDWLTRTPAKTYLTELKIDGLSIDLVYRSGRLGSAATRGDGQVGEDITANARVIEDIPQQLQVTADFPVPELVEVRGEVYMRPEDFAAINAERVEDGKPAFANPRNSAAGGLRMKDPAEVKKRRLKMVCHGIGAREGFSPDSQYHAYQALAAWGLPVSPYTEQVHSAEEVIERVNYWADHRHDAIFEMDGLVVKVDDLASQRQLGATSRAPRWAIAYKYPPEEVTTVLRDIQVGVGRTGRVTPFAVMDPVFVSGSTVSMATLHNQSEVKRKGVLVGDTVVIRKAGEIIPEVLGPVVEARDGSEVEWTFPENCPSCGTSLAPQKEGDADWRCPNTRSCPAQLSARLEYLASRKALDIEALGEKGAWDLIEQGILEDEAELFELTEDKLLASDVYTSKADKKAKGPKSADNIAVNTVGRALLDNLGEAKERDFWRVLVALSIRHVGPIAARALATRYGSMEALRAADVEELAETEGVGTIIAESFKSWFEVDWHVNIVERWAAAGVRMEVAAESRRPQTLEGLTIVVTGTLEGYSRDEAKEAIVGRGGKATGSVSKKTDFLVAGENAGSKEQKAQDLGVPILNEAGFEDLLAHGAPAGEDADG
- a CDS encoding HAD family hydrolase, with the protein product MKIAAFDFDGTIYFPDGLAPDIAEGIAEWQAAGNIAVAATGKSYNEAYRALAGSGVEFDYSILVTGAIIADRNRQVVHRAGLDKAAVTQLVRSLAEWPGTNVYGISHTGLDYCFRECVSTADTGVITQVAYASPEAIPDQDFVAVATWTPDNPQVQDEIHRWVLDNYEVESTKNQGFVDILPAGTTKGAGLEWVARHAGWDHEEMEIYSFGDSWNDLSMFQLSRQAFSFPWAPRDVQAAAGTVVDSAAEGLRRLLD
- the gatA gene encoding Asp-tRNA(Asn)/Glu-tRNA(Gln) amidotransferase subunit GatA gives rise to the protein MSTFIAPNEGITSLSAAELADKIHSRELTSREVTQAFLDRIAETNDELNAFLHVGAEEALAAADAVDKALDAGEKPASLLAGVPLALKDLLTTTDAPTTAASKMLEGWISPYDATVVTKLREAGIPILGKTNLDEFAMGSSSENSAYGPVHNPYDIERTPGGSGGGTSAALAAGQAPLGIGTDTGGSIRQPAALTNTVGVKPTYGTVSRYGLIAAASSLDQAGPCARTVLDTALLHEVIAGHDAFDATSVDKPVADVVAAAREGAQGDLSGVKLGLIKQFERDGWQPGVMEAYHQAVDQLVAQGAETVEIDCPHFDDALAAYYLIMPCEVSSNLARFDGMRYGLRVGDDGNHSAEQVMSMSRAEGFGPEVKRRIMLGTYALSVGYYDAYYLQAQRVRTLIAQDFAKAFEQVDVLVSPTTPTTAFKLGEKVEDPMAMYNFDLCTLPLNLAGLCGMSVPSGMASDSGLPTGLQIMAPAFADDRLYRVGAAYEAGRNSAD
- a CDS encoding formamidase — translated: MSSTGSVSASPNGLLMALIQYPVPVVNHPDDVQRNVDEICRMVASTKAGYPELDLIVFPEYSSSGLNTKIWSYDEFLIGLDDPKVEQYKAACRDNDVWGVFSIMEPNHEEGKPPFNTAIMIDNTGEIALHYRKLQPWTPIEPWYPGDLGMPVADGPKGSKIALNICHDGMFPELAREAAYKGANVYIRISGYSTQTQDSWIMTNRSNAYQNLMFTASVNLAGYDGTFYYFGEGNVCNYDGGMISEGHRNPGEIVTAEIYPALADQARQNWALENNIYNLGNRGYVGYPGGKTENYLTWVRDLANGEYKLPWDDEVRIKDGWKYYPDGPQLGPLPDEYK
- the gatC gene encoding Asp-tRNA(Asn)/Glu-tRNA(Gln) amidotransferase subunit GatC; protein product: MSEISRDEVAHLAKLSRLALSEEELEQFASQIDEIVDSVSAVGKVDTDGVEPMSHPHSLNATMREDNVVRTLNAEQALDQAPSAEDDRFAVPQILGGE